One Neoarius graeffei isolate fNeoGra1 chromosome 9, fNeoGra1.pri, whole genome shotgun sequence genomic window, ttttttttttttaaatgctagtaAACACTTTCTAAAGCAGAATAATCAACAAGGCTTGTTTCATAGTTGGTGCAGCATGACTAACAAAGTGGAACACTTCATTTTATTCGAACGCAGATGCTGAGCCAAACGTGGTTGGAGAGTATTTTATAAATCTTGTCCCATTACAAGTGGAAAAATGGATCTGATGCATGAAATTGCACTTTGTGACTGTTTTGAGTAACCAGCATGTTTCTTTTGTAGTAAAAGCAGGAGGAAAACGAGTTGTTAAGAAAAACAGTGAGGATAATGGAACCCTGGAGAAGGACAGCAAGAGAGCAGATAAACCCAAGTAcagagctttctttctttctttctttctttctttctttcttttatttatttatttatttatttatttatttataaaaaaaaccccacaatccACCAGACTTCATTGCGCAAAGTGTATTTTCAGAAATTTCAGTGAAAATCTGTAAAGAAATGCTGAAGTGTTTGCTGATGCACAACAGTTTAAATCCTGTTACACGTGATGTGTTTTGTACTGGGTAGGAACAGGAATAGCTTGTGTGAAATTGGTCGTGCATGCATTATTAGTGATGCATAAAATTTTCCTGTCAGTGCATTTCTTCACCAGGTGGGTGTGGTGTGTTGCAGGTCTATGACTACCTCCTCCCGGATGCAGCAAATGGGTATTCTAATAGCAGGCCCCCTAGAG contains:
- the dap1b gene encoding death-associated protein-like 1 homolog isoform X1, which gives rise to MVQLSKTGTRSSLSLKAGHPPAVKAGGKRVVKKNSEDNGTLEKDSKRADKPNAFLHQVGVVCCRSMTTSSRMQQMGILIAGPLEKLGRDFPETPVSVRHGKVRPSTEKLHMQRCFFIQQPRKC